The Candidatus Nitrosotenuis cloacae genome contains a region encoding:
- a CDS encoding type II toxin-antitoxin system HicB family antitoxin encodes MKYRITLQRDEDGAYVARCQSLPGCVSQGRTRDDALENVKDAIRGYIQSLRKHGEPIPPVEEELVEVNV; translated from the coding sequence ATGAAGTACAGAATAACGCTGCAACGGGACGAGGACGGGGCATATGTTGCAAGGTGCCAGTCACTACCAGGGTGCGTCTCGCAGGGAAGGACGCGCGACGATGCGCTCGAAAATGTCAAAGATGCAATACGCGGCTACATACAGAGCCTGAGAAAGCATGGCGAGCCGATTCCACCAGTAGAGGAGGAATTGGTAGAGGTCAATGTCTAA
- a CDS encoding type II toxin-antitoxin system HicA family toxin — translation MSKLPVLSALEIVKALSKIGYHTDHQTGSHIILRHHEPPFRRLTIPNHREVARGTLSAIIEDAGLERDEFLSLL, via the coding sequence ATGTCTAAGCTGCCGGTACTGTCGGCACTAGAGATAGTCAAAGCATTATCAAAAATCGGATATCATACGGATCACCAGACTGGAAGTCACATCATACTAAGACACCATGAGCCGCCATTTAGAAGACTGACGATTCCAAATCACAGGGAAGTGGCAAGGGGTACGTTAAGTGCAATAATTGAGGATGCAGGACTGGAAAGAGACGAGTTTTTGTCATTGTTGTGA